In a genomic window of Silurus meridionalis isolate SWU-2019-XX chromosome 27, ASM1480568v1, whole genome shotgun sequence:
- the arl6ip4 gene encoding ADP-ribosylation factor-like protein 6-interacting protein 4 isoform X2, translating into MGRSRSRSRSSEMYVSRHVKERRSSKKRHRSSSSSSSSSTARPSPSKKRGHSCSKSQSADCKAEKKKQKRKRHSSTSSSSSSSSSSSDEKAKRRKHKKAKKQLKKIKAKEKKKVKKEKKRLKKMKLAAKAEAAANTAPLMIPVPLPVQIESPQSYLETWQNDDATEHGPVMTDEQKASFTTKRPLTKEEYEARQSVIRRVVDLETGRTRLVRGDGEILEEIVSKDKHKELNKQATKRDGDTFQKRLGINRF; encoded by the exons ATGGGGCGAAGTCGGTCCCGCAGCAGATCTTCTGAGATGTATGTGAGTAGACACGTAAAAGAGCGAAGATCATCAAAGAAACGTCACAGATCTAGCTCTTCATCTTCCAGCTCTAGCACTGCAAGACCAAGCCCTAGCAAGAAACGTGGCCATAGTTGCAGCAAGAGTCAAAGTGCAG ATTGTAAAGCagagaagaaaaagcaaaagagaaagCGACATTCTTCCACTTCATCAAGcagttcatcatcatcttcatccagTGATGAAAAGGCCAAGAGGAGGAAACATAAAAAGGCCAAGAAGCAACTGAAGAAAattaaagcaaaggaaaagaagaaggtgaaaaaggagaagaaacgGCTTAAAAAGATGAAGTTAGCAGCTAAAGCTGAGGCAGCAGCAAATACAGCTCCATTGATGATCCCGGTTCCGCTTCCTGTTCAAATCGAAAGTCCTCAGTCATATTTAGAAACATGGCAAAATGATGATGCCACAGAACATGGTCCAG TGATGACTGATGAACAGAAGGCCAGTTTTACCACCAAGAGGCCATTGACAAAAGAGGAGTATGAAGCCAGACAGAGTGTTATTCGCAGAGTTGTTGACCTGGAGACAGGACGTACCAG GCTtgtgagaggagatggagagattTTAGAAGAAATTGTCAGCAAGGATAAGCACAAAGAACTCAATAAG CAAGCAACCAAGAGAGACGGTGATACTTTTCAGAAGAGACTAGGAATTAACAG ATTTTGA
- the arl6ip4 gene encoding ADP-ribosylation factor-like protein 6-interacting protein 4 isoform X1: protein MGRSRSRSRSSEMYVSRHVKERRSSKKRHRSSSSSSSSSTARPSPSKKRGHSCSKSQSADCKAEKKKQKRKRHSSTSSSSSSSSSSSDEKAKRRKHKKAKKQLKKIKAKEKKKVKKEKKRLKKMKLAAKAEAAANTAPLMIPVPLPVQIESPQSYLETWQNDDATEHGPVMTDEQKASFTTKRPLTKEEYEARQSVIRRVVDLETGRTRLVRGDGEILEEIVSKDKHKELNKQATKRDGDTFQKRLGINRIGLLRAFCHP from the exons ATGGGGCGAAGTCGGTCCCGCAGCAGATCTTCTGAGATGTATGTGAGTAGACACGTAAAAGAGCGAAGATCATCAAAGAAACGTCACAGATCTAGCTCTTCATCTTCCAGCTCTAGCACTGCAAGACCAAGCCCTAGCAAGAAACGTGGCCATAGTTGCAGCAAGAGTCAAAGTGCAG ATTGTAAAGCagagaagaaaaagcaaaagagaaagCGACATTCTTCCACTTCATCAAGcagttcatcatcatcttcatccagTGATGAAAAGGCCAAGAGGAGGAAACATAAAAAGGCCAAGAAGCAACTGAAGAAAattaaagcaaaggaaaagaagaaggtgaaaaaggagaagaaacgGCTTAAAAAGATGAAGTTAGCAGCTAAAGCTGAGGCAGCAGCAAATACAGCTCCATTGATGATCCCGGTTCCGCTTCCTGTTCAAATCGAAAGTCCTCAGTCATATTTAGAAACATGGCAAAATGATGATGCCACAGAACATGGTCCAG TGATGACTGATGAACAGAAGGCCAGTTTTACCACCAAGAGGCCATTGACAAAAGAGGAGTATGAAGCCAGACAGAGTGTTATTCGCAGAGTTGTTGACCTGGAGACAGGACGTACCAG GCTtgtgagaggagatggagagattTTAGAAGAAATTGTCAGCAAGGATAAGCACAAAGAACTCAATAAG CAAGCAACCAAGAGAGACGGTGATACTTTTCAGAAGAGACTAGGAATTAACAG AATTGGGCTCCTGAGAgctttttgtcatccataa
- the mthfd2 gene encoding bifunctional methylenetetrahydrofolate dehydrogenase/cyclohydrolase, mitochondrial isoform X1 — protein sequence MASVRALRKLCQRAQHHARNLHLSVSRPDAVVISGKKLARQIRDEARVDVEKWVSAGNRRPHLSVLLVGDNPASHSYVINKTRAAADVGITSETILKPSSISEEELMELIDKLNSDHRVDGLLVQLPLPEHIDERRICNAVSPDKDVDGFHVVNVGRLCLDQSSMLPATPWGVWEIIKRTGIPTLGKNVVVAGRSKNVGMPIAMLLHTDGRHERPGGDATVTISHRYTPKDQLRQHTQIADIIVAAAGIPNLITADMIKEGAAVIDVGINRIQDPLTGKDRLVGDVDFEGVRKKASYITPVPGGVGPMTVAMLMINTIKAAKNLLLTTPERMRMVASS from the exons ATGGCCAGTGTGAGAGCGCTGAGGAAACTGTGTCAGCGCGCGCAGCATCACGCGCGCAATCTTCATTTATCGGTGTCGAG gcCAGATGCTGTGGTCATCTCCGGTAAGAAATTGGCCCGTCAGATTCGTGACGAGGCACGTGTTGATGTGGAGAAGTGGGTTTCAGCTGGCAACAGACGACCTCATCTTAGCGTCTTGCTGGTGGGTGATAATCCCGCCAGCCATTCTTACGTAATCAACAAGACTCGTGCCGCtgctgatgtag GTATCACAAGTGAAACCATACTAAAGCCCTCTTCTATCTCTGAGGAAGAGCTTATGGAGCTGATTGACAAACTGAACTCTGATCACAGAGTGGATGGTCTTCTGGTACAGTTGCCACTGCCTG AGCACATCGACGAGAGGCGTATATGCAATGCAGTGAGTCCAGATAAAGATGTTGATGGATTTCATGTCGTAAACGTTGGCCGTTTGTGCTTGGACCAGTCCTCCATGTTGCCAGCCACACCATGGGGAGTATGGGAAATCATTAAACGCACAG GCATTCCTACTCTGGGGAAAAATGTAGTGGTAGCTGGTCGTTCTAAGAATGTGGGAATGCCAATCGCTATGCTTTTACATACTGACGGAAGACATGAAAGACCAGGAG GTGATGCTACAGTCACTATCTCACATCGTTACACACCTAAGGATCAACTTCgacaacacacacaaattgcTGACATCATTGTTGCAGCCGCAG GCATTCCCAACCTCATCACAGCAGATATGATAAAAGAAGGGGCAGCTGTCATTGATGTGGGCATCAACAGAATACAGGACCCTTTGACTGGAAAGGACAGACTTGTTGGTGATGTGGACTTCGAAG gagTACGGAAGAAGGCCAGCTATATTACTCCAGTTCCAGGAGGTGTTGGACCCATGACTGTTGCCATGCTAATGATAAATACAATAAAGGCAGCAAAAAATCTCCTTTTGACCACTCCAGAGCGGATGCGTATGGTAGCATCTTCCTAA
- the mthfd2 gene encoding bifunctional methylenetetrahydrofolate dehydrogenase/cyclohydrolase, mitochondrial isoform X2: MTTQTEIKPDAVVISGKKLARQIRDEARVDVEKWVSAGNRRPHLSVLLVGDNPASHSYVINKTRAAADVGITSETILKPSSISEEELMELIDKLNSDHRVDGLLVQLPLPEHIDERRICNAVSPDKDVDGFHVVNVGRLCLDQSSMLPATPWGVWEIIKRTGIPTLGKNVVVAGRSKNVGMPIAMLLHTDGRHERPGGDATVTISHRYTPKDQLRQHTQIADIIVAAAGIPNLITADMIKEGAAVIDVGINRIQDPLTGKDRLVGDVDFEGVRKKASYITPVPGGVGPMTVAMLMINTIKAAKNLLLTTPERMRMVASS, from the exons ATGACAACTCAAACAGAAATTAA gcCAGATGCTGTGGTCATCTCCGGTAAGAAATTGGCCCGTCAGATTCGTGACGAGGCACGTGTTGATGTGGAGAAGTGGGTTTCAGCTGGCAACAGACGACCTCATCTTAGCGTCTTGCTGGTGGGTGATAATCCCGCCAGCCATTCTTACGTAATCAACAAGACTCGTGCCGCtgctgatgtag GTATCACAAGTGAAACCATACTAAAGCCCTCTTCTATCTCTGAGGAAGAGCTTATGGAGCTGATTGACAAACTGAACTCTGATCACAGAGTGGATGGTCTTCTGGTACAGTTGCCACTGCCTG AGCACATCGACGAGAGGCGTATATGCAATGCAGTGAGTCCAGATAAAGATGTTGATGGATTTCATGTCGTAAACGTTGGCCGTTTGTGCTTGGACCAGTCCTCCATGTTGCCAGCCACACCATGGGGAGTATGGGAAATCATTAAACGCACAG GCATTCCTACTCTGGGGAAAAATGTAGTGGTAGCTGGTCGTTCTAAGAATGTGGGAATGCCAATCGCTATGCTTTTACATACTGACGGAAGACATGAAAGACCAGGAG GTGATGCTACAGTCACTATCTCACATCGTTACACACCTAAGGATCAACTTCgacaacacacacaaattgcTGACATCATTGTTGCAGCCGCAG GCATTCCCAACCTCATCACAGCAGATATGATAAAAGAAGGGGCAGCTGTCATTGATGTGGGCATCAACAGAATACAGGACCCTTTGACTGGAAAGGACAGACTTGTTGGTGATGTGGACTTCGAAG gagTACGGAAGAAGGCCAGCTATATTACTCCAGTTCCAGGAGGTGTTGGACCCATGACTGTTGCCATGCTAATGATAAATACAATAAAGGCAGCAAAAAATCTCCTTTTGACCACTCCAGAGCGGATGCGTATGGTAGCATCTTCCTAA